The following coding sequences lie in one Musa acuminata AAA Group cultivar baxijiao chromosome BXJ3-1, Cavendish_Baxijiao_AAA, whole genome shotgun sequence genomic window:
- the LOC103973613 gene encoding large ribosomal subunit protein bL27c, whose translation MATVAFNLVGAFKGLSLGSSSASSYLRGDLGLPRPGSGTSISVPMRSPLTIESAHKKGAGSTKNGRDSRGKRLGVKIYGDQVAQPGAIIVRQRGTKFHPGNNVGLGKDHTIFSLIDGLVKFEKFGPDKKKVSVYPRVEQPENPNSYKARKREYFRLQRERKKARKEGVVSPQLVLASSEEASEVSPVC comes from the exons ATGGCGACCGTGGCCTTCAACCTCGTAGGCGCCTTCAAGGGACTCTCCTTGGGGTCGAGCTCCGCATCTTCTTACCTCAGGGGTGACCTCGGGCTGCCCCGCCCCGGCAGCGGTACCTCCATCTCCGTCCCCATGAGGTCCCCGCTGACGATCGAGTCGGCGCACAAGAAGGGGGCCGGTAGCACCAAGAACGGCCGTGATTCCAGGGGGAAGCGGCTCGGCGTCAAGATCTACGGCGATCAGGTCGCCCAGCCTGGTGCCATCATCGTGCGGCAGCGCGGAACCAAG TTTCATCCTGGGAACAATGTTGGCCTAGGCAAGGATCATACTATTTTCTCTTTGATAGACGGGCTGGTTAAGTTCGAGAAATTTGGACCGGACAAGAAAAAG GTTAGTGTTTATCCACGTGTTGAACAGCCAGAAAATCCAAATAGTTACAAAGCAAGAAAAAGGGAGTATTTCCGACTGCAGCGGGAGCGCAAGAAGGCAAGAAAGGAAGGTGTTGTTTCTCCACAGCTAGTATTGGCTTCCAGTGAAGAAGCTTCAGAAGTCAGTCCTGTTTGTTGA